A genomic segment from Poecilia reticulata strain Guanapo linkage group LG3, Guppy_female_1.0+MT, whole genome shotgun sequence encodes:
- the wdsub1 gene encoding WD repeat, SAM and U-box domain-containing protein 1: MASVVCTLRDHQDDINWCAFSAKLLATCSGDKTLRIYNAEDFSELPFSPLKGHGYSVHCCCFSPCGQLLVSCSTDATAVVWSTVTGDIEAVLEHPGRSPVRICALSPNAAHLVSGASDGTLALWDFHSKRLSRTGGVRDTTMVACSFSPCSQMFMTGSTYGDLRLWDLHLNQLLAKKDAHDLGVSCCSFAPIILSCNQVVQFRLASCGQDCHLKIWVINKFTYGGFDMVLLHTLTGQTAPVFCCAYSSDGQLLVSGSVDKSVKVYDANNAVLLHTLNHHERYVTACAFHPTSPLIATGSMDKTVNVCRLEDGRRGGKSSSPGKAVAGRSKLLVADWSEGDVSEWLVEEGLQGLVDKFKANNIDGTELLSLTKETLASELGIESVGLRGKLLRKVEELKSDSMSSGVPDEFLCPITRELMREPVIAADGYSYEREAIENWIHTKNRSSPMTNLPLLTTLLTPNHTLKMAISRWKTSQ; encoded by the exons ATGGCGTCTGTAGTCTGCACCCTGCGAGACCATCAAGACGACATCAACTGGTGCGCCTTCTCCGCCAAACTGTTGGCCACCTGCTCCGGGGACAAAACCCTCAGGATATACAATGCTGAAGACTTCTCCGAGCTGCCTTTCTCACCCCTGAAGGGACACGGCTACAGCGTCCACTGCTGTTGCTTCAGCCCCTGCGGCCAGCTCCTCGTCTCCTGCTCCACAGATGCGACCGCGGTGGTGTGGTCCACGGTCACGGGGGACATCGAGGCCGTCCTGGAGCATCCCGGCCGCAGCCCCGTTCGGATCTGTGCGCTGTCTCCCAACGCCGCCCACCTGGTGTCAGGTGCGTCTGACGGCACTTTGGCTCTCTGGGATTTCCACTCCAAGAGGCTGTCCAG gACTGGAGGAGTGAGAGACACAACAATGGTAGCTTGTTCCTTCAGCCCTTGCAGTCAGATGTTCATGACGGGCTCCACCTATGGAGATCTGCGTCTGTGGGATCTGCACTTGAACCAACTCCTCGCGAAGAAGGATGCCCACGACCTGGGGGTGTCCTGCTGCAGCTTCGCTCCCATCATCCTCAGCT GCAACCAAGTTGTGCAGTTTCGTTTGGCATCCTGCGGACAAGACTGTCACCTGAAGATCTGGGTTATTAACAAGTTCACCTATGGAG GCTTTGACATGGTGCTCCTACATACGCTAACCGGCCAGACGGCTCCGGTCTTCTGCTGTGCGTACTCCTCTGATGGGCAGCTGCTTGTGTCTGG CTCAGTGGACAAAAGCGTCAAGGTCTATGATGCG aataatGCCGTTCTGCTTCACACACTGAACCACCACGAgag GTATGTGACAGCATGCGCCTTCCATCCAACATCACCACTGATCGCCACCGGGTCCATGGATAAAACCGTAAACGTCTGTCGGCTGGAGGACGGACGCAGAG GAGGGAAGTCGTCGTCGCCTG GAAAAGCCGTGGCGGGCCGATCGAAGCTGCTGGTCGCCGATTGGTCGGAGGGGGACGTGTCAGAGTGGCTGGTGGAGGAAGGACTCCAGGGATTGGTGGACAAATTCAAGGCCAACAACATAGATGGGACAGAGCTGCTGAGTCTCACCAAGGAGACGCTGGCGTCAGAGCTGGGCATAG aGTCTGTCGGCCTGCGAGGTAAACTCCTGAGGAAAGTGGAGGAGCTGAAAAGTGATTCCATGTCCTCGGGGGTTCCTGATGAGTTTCTGTGTCCGATCACCAGAGAGCTTATGAGGGAGCCTGTCATCGCAGCTG ACGGCTACTCGTACGAAAGGGAGGCAATCGAGAACTGGATCCACACAAAGAACCGTTCCAGCCCAATGACCAACCTTCCCCTGCTGACAACACTCCTCACGCCCAACCACACCCTGAAGATGGCCATCAGCCGCTGGAAGACCAGCCAGTAG